From the Aspergillus puulaauensis MK2 DNA, chromosome 1, nearly complete sequence genome, the window TCTTTAAAATCTTgaattcttcctttccaattATAAAAATCGTCACATGACTCTAGATCATGTTGAAAAACAAAGATAGGTGCATTAGGGATTGAACCAcctataattattattagtgtaaaaataataaaaataaaaataaaacagaaTTACTTACTAATCCATCTAAAAAGACATATTAAACATACCGAATCAGTAAAGAATTCAGTAGCCCTAGCTAGAAATTCAATTTCTGCAGTAGCTTCCTGGTATGACTGCTTGACCGCCTGCCGAACTATATCCTGCTGGGTTTTCTGCCCCAGGCATAGGTCACATAGCTTCCAGCTGAGGTCACATGACCTAACTATATTCTGTCACACCCCCAGGGGTAGGGGTCCGCAAGAATCAAGGCTTGGCATGGGGGTAGGGGTGGGTTGAACCCAACCCCACCctctaaaatctttaattcttaatatttctgattaaaagttatattactagatagctagagatttaaattttaataatatttaaaaagatcttaggatttcctatttaggaGGGTAGAATATAAAGGTAAAGAATTAGGTAAATCTTTTGTTGGGGTAGGCCTTGGCATGCTAATAACGGGtagtctagacctaattaagatatactaatgcctcaggcatgaatcTTGAGTATCAGGCATGAATATTAAGCCTGCAGGCTCTGgttaaaaaatatattattattaaaactaacccttgtttatttatactagtaatttctatagaaaGTATAACAACCCTATCCTACAGGCGGCATGGAGTCCTTGAAGGACTGCCCGCTGTGGAGCAGTTAGGGTTTTACTGTGATTGGCTCAAGGCACCTATGGCAGGGGTAGTACTCCATGCTTTTCATGTGTAGCACTCCATGCACTTTTGTAGGGCGATTAAGGTTAAACTAAGCCAGCCGGTTCagtattagttaaagtataACTTGGCGAAATTTCAAGCTGGTTGATTTACTACAAAGGGTGTGGTACtggcttgaagttggttAGGGTAACAGATTCAGGTTTGATGGgggatcatcaccacccgcgaccGACCGTACAAATAACATGTCCGAACCAACCATATATAGTCAGCAAGAATTCAGGGGCTATTTTCATGCTTAAGAAAGGTAGGGGATCCAGTTTCAGGCTATTTTTAATTCATATCCCAAGTTTATCCCGGCGACTCGAGTCCGAAACCaccatataatatatatatatatcttgcagATTCAGTCCTGCACCATGGAACATCAATTTTTTCAAAGGATCCCTAGTTTACAGATTATCATATGTCGTTGCTGTAAATATGGTGTGCACCCCAAGGAGGTCGCCGCGCATCTGCGGGTTAAGCATTCcatcaagccccaggagtGTACACAGGTGGCCGAGGCAATCCAGCAGTGGGATAATGTGATGCAGGAACCCCACGCTGTCCAGATCCcccggatgctgcagaatccaTTACCCGGGATTGAACTGTACATGAACGGCATGCAGTGCCAGCAGGACCCCGAACATTGCCAGTACATCACCACCCATATCAAAAGTATGCGGAAACACTGGCAGCAGGTCCATGGATGgacccagcatcgccatagCGGGTTTGTCAGTCGCCAGGAGCGGGAACAGGGCATGGCTAGTTTCCAGCAGTCATTCCGCATGGTAGCATGGCAGCAGGTATTCCCATCGCGGAAGAACTCCCATTTAGTGCATATTCGATCCTGCGACCCCGAGCCCGTGGAAccacccacccccagcactgaccgggaggccatggtagccgagatcaaggcccaggcagcAGCTGATGACGAGGCCGCTGCTAACCAGGTGATCCAGGCcggggagctgcaggatgctaacccatggctgcggcggacccGGTGGGCGCGGTATCTGGCTGAGGTACACCCGCAGGACCTTCTGGACGTGGTGGCCACGCCGGGagcagacgagatggacgagaccagccaggccatGCGGGTGATCTGGGATACTATGGAACAGTTagcccgccgcagccagcggaCCGTGCAGCACTGCGGGAGCGGGATCCGCATGGCCGCGATCTGCACCATGCCGGGGCAGACCCCCCACACGCCGCTGCAGGCGTACATGGATGAAAAGAGCATCCAGGACCATGtgcggccatggcagcagatattaatattcatCGCGCGcacccagacccagtggCCATGGCAGGGGAAGGAGCCCCGATATATCATGACCAGCCGGCAGCGGAAGACCTGGCAACGGCTGTGGCAGGCGGccatgcaggtggtgcaTGGGGCTGTGGCATCCCCGTCCCGGACGACAGCCgcgccagccccgatcccATGGAGGATCCAGCTGAGGAGAGTTCCGGGTTCAGGGTTAGGGTTGCCGGGTTTGTCATGACCCGGGTAGAAACAGCATGCTTGGAGTTTTGTATTGAGCTGTtaaaccagaagatccaggttcaTGAATATGAGAGTGCACTGGTATGCAGTATGGCCGTGCTCGGACGGGGGATCAAGACGTGGCTGGATCCGGATAGCTACCCCCGATCATTTCAcgggtgttgaaggtggCGCGGTTCATGGTCGTGCAGAAGGCATTATGGCTGGATCCCCAGCCCATGGCGATTATCGAGATGTGGGCGGGGCAGGCCGAACAGGGCTCCTGGACCGGGGATGCCGCGGACGATGATTTGGGATTGatcatggaggatgaagggttCGCGGAGGGTACAGGTGGGGGCCCGATCCCGTCATCCCCACCGTCGTCCATCCACAGCCAAGATGCTGCCCCCATCAGCCGGATGTCCCGCCAGGGCCGCATGCTGTTCCAGACCGGGGTTGATATCATGGTGGGTAAGTTCATGGTCCGGGGCCAACACGGGCCGGTGGAGGTGTTGTTAGACTGGCGGACATACGGGCTCAAGGTCCATTACAACACCACGGCCCCCGGCCATGTGACCTGGATGGGCACGGAGCGGTTGCTGTACAAGAACCTGGATTTTACCATGGGCCAGTTCCGCGGGATGGTGCACGGGCTGGTCCAGGCCGCGCGGGGATTACTGGGAGGGCTGCTGTGTGAGCCCGAACCCCGCCAGTGGCCGGCGATCCCATGGGACGGGTTATTTGATAATCCCACCGAAGCCACGCCGGGTTGGAGTTTTTTATCGGACCAGCGGACGCAGTGGCCCGTTCCGGGGCGCCATTGGTTAATCGACCGGATTGCGCAGGAACCCGCGGTGGCCCGGGCATTCGTCACCCAGGGGGGGCTCAGCGCCAGCAAGGCCACCAAGTACTTCCAGCAGGTGGCCCGGTttaaggagaagctggcggtggccgTGCATTTGACCAGCAGTGCCCCCGCGCGGGCCCCCGAGCTGCTGAGTATCCAGCatgtcaacaccaacaccaacatgcgccgcaatatatatattgaagatgggatggtggtgttcgtGTCCGCATACCACAAGGGGTTTTATAGCAGTAATGACGTGAAGATCATCCATCGATATTTACCCCGGGCCGTGGGTGAATTAGTGGTTTGGTATTTAtggctggtgttgccatTCCTGCGGCAGCTGGCCGTGAGCTGGGGGCGGACGGTGGAACCCGGGACTGaatcccaaccccaccaccgcagTCCATATTTATGGGGACCGGACGTGGGCAGCGGACGGACGTGGACGAGCGAGCGGTTCCGGGAGGCATTGAagcaggccagccagacCGGGCTGGGGTTAGGGTTCGGGTTCAACGTGGCGAATTACCGGGACATCGCGGTGGGCATCAGCCGGCGGTTTTTGCGGGGATCCAGCGCGTTCCCGGACAACATCCAAACCGAGCGGCAGCAGGAGCTGACAGCCATTGCCGCCGATACCGACCCCGATGACGGGATCGGGGATATTGCAGACGAGCAGGCCGGGCATAGCACCCACGTGGCCGGGATGGTATATGGGCGGGAAAGCATGGAATTCGCCGGGAGCACGACGGTGCGGCGGTTGAAGTTCCGGGCATCCAGCATGGATTGGCATCAGTTTTTAGGGTTTACCGCGGAAACCCCCACGGTGCTGGGGAAACGGGTCAACCCATGGGAGGCGCAGGCCGCGGATCACCAGGCCCGGCGGCGGACGCAGCTGCAGGCCACGGACATGGAGGCCGCACTGCAGCGGATGACCGGACAGGGGGAGATACAGTTCCGGGGCGTGCAGCAAccggccatccaggccatccaggatggggccagcccggtggtggcggtgatgcCCACCGGGGGCGGGAAAAGCATGTTATTCATGTTGCCCGCGTTCGTGGCCCCGGGGGGTGTACCATCGTGGTGGTCCCGTTAGTTTCACTGCGGGCGGATTTGATGCAGCGGTGCCAGCAGCTCGGGATCCGGTGTGTATCATGGGAGAGCCGACGACCCCCGGATGAAGCTGCCATTGTGTTGGTGACGCCCGAATCCAGCGAGGACCCGGATTTCCACACGTTTTTGAACCGGCAGCGgtggatgcggcggttgGACCGGATCGTGGTGGACGAGTGCCATATTATATTGAATTCGCAGAAGGATTTCCGGCCGGCCATGGCCCGATTAGGGCGGTTGGTCAGTGCGCGCACGCAGATGGTATTTTTAACGGCCACACTGCCCCCCAGTATGGAACGAATATTTGTCCAGCGGATCCAGCATCCCGCCAGCGCGGTGGGTATGTACCGGGCCCGGACCAGCCGGGGGAACGTGGCATACCGGGTATGGCGGCCCATTTTACCGCGCCAGACCCCGCGGGAACCCCATCAGTGGTTGGTGACGCCCGGGGTGGTGCAGTACATCCAGGGTCGGATCCAGCAAGCGCGGGGAGGCCGGGTGATCGTGTACGGGCAGACCAAGAGCCAGGTGCAGGCCATCAGCCGGGAATTCGGGTGTGAGGCATACCACAGTGAGGCAGTGGACCGGGCTGGGGTGATGCAGCGGTTCCAGGACGGGCTGCACCGGGTGATTGCGGCCACCAGTGCGTTAGGGATGGGTATTGATATTCCCGATATCCGGTGCGTGATCCATATTGGGCGGCCGCGGACGTTGCTGGAGTACGGGCAGGAAAGTGGACAGGCTGGACGGGATGGCCAGGGCAGCGAGGCCGTGATTATCCATCCCAATGGGTGGGAGACGCCCGATCCATGGATCCATGGCGTGG encodes:
- a CDS encoding uncharacterized protein (COG:L;~EggNog:ENOG410PI7H;~InterPro:IPR022698;~PFAM:PF12013) — encoded protein: MEHQFFQRIPSLQIIICRCCKYGVHPKEVAAHLRVKHSIKPQECTQVAEAIQQWDNVMQEPHAVQIPRMLQNPLPGIELYMNGMQCQQDPEHCQYITTHIKSMRKHWQQVHGWTQHRHSGFVSRQEREQGMASFQQSFRMVAWQQVFPSRKNSHLVHIRSCDPEPVEPPTPSTDREAMVAEIKAQAAADDEAAANQVIQAGELQDANPWLRRTRWARYLAEVHPQDLLDVVATPGADEMDETSQAMRVIWDTMEQLARRSQRTVQHCGSGIRMAAICTMPGQTPHTPLQAYMDEKSIQDHVRPWQQILIFIARTQTQWPWQGKEPRYIMTSRQRKTWQRLWQAAMQVVHGAVASPSRTTAAPAPIPWRIQLRRVPGSGLGLPGLS
- a CDS encoding uncharacterized protein (COG:L;~EggNog:ENOG410PI7H;~InterPro:IPR027417), whose translation is MVVQKALWLDPQPMAIIEMWAGQAEQGSWTGDAADDDLGLIMEDEGFAEGTGGGPIPSSPPSSIHSQDAAPISRMSRQGRMLFQTGVDIMVGKFMVRGQHGPVEVLLDWRTYGLKVHYNTTAPGHVTWMGTERLLYKNLDFTMGQFRGMVHGLVQAARGLLGGLLCEPEPRQWPAIPWDGLFDNPTEATPGWSFLSDQRTQWPVPGRHWLIDRIAQEPAVARAFVTQGGLSASKATKYFQQVARFKEKLAVAVHLTSSAPARAPELLSIQHVNTNTNMRRNIYIEDGMVVFVSAYHKGFYSSNDVKIIHRYLPRAVGELVVWYLWLVLPFLRQLAVSWGRTVEPGTESQPHHRSPYLWGPDVGSGRTWTSERFREALKQASQTGLGLGFGFNVANYRDIAVGISRRFLRGSSAFPDNIQTERQQELTAIAADTDPDDGIGDIADEQAGHSTHVAGMVYGRESMEFAGSTTVRRLKFRASSMDWHQFLGFTAETPTVLGKRVNPWEAQAADHQARRRTQLQATDMEAALQRMTGQGEIQFRGVQQPAIQAIQDGASPVVAVMPTGGGKSMLFMLPAFVAPGGVPSWWSR